A single region of the Metarhizium brunneum chromosome 6, complete sequence genome encodes:
- the phacB_1 gene encoding 3-hydroxyphenylacetate 6-hydroxylase: MRDEEEVAYISALVKETLRLYSPARVSLPRASIQEFTYNGKLVPPHVMIIHNAWGCNMDPLVYRDPEVFRPERWLENPDLPIFSFGLGYRMCRAILFALREVYTVLMRIMCTFSVCAVEHLDTNPISGCGLAPNLVTGPANVRLYLKPRDGASIQGILNLD; this comes from the exons ATGagggatgaagaagaagttgcCTACATCTCTGCGCTTGTCAAGGAGACGCTTCG TCTGTATTCTCCTGCCCGCGTCTCCCTCCCCCGGGCTAGTATTCAGGAATTTACGTATAATGGAAAACTCGTGCCACCCCACGTCATGATTATTCACAACGCGTGGGGTTGTAATATGG ATCCCCTGGTTTATCGTGATCCCGAAGTCTTTCGCCCGGAGCGGTGGCTTGAGAATCCCGACCTGCCGATTTTCAGCTTCGGGTTAGGGTATCGAATGTGTCGGGCGATTTTGTTTGCGCTTCGCGAAGTGTACACTGTGCTGATGCGAATTATGTGCACATTTTCGGTTTGCGCGGTAGAACATCTTGACACCAACCCGATATCGGGATGTGGTCTTGCGCCCAATCTTGTGACGGGCCCGGCCAACGTGAGGTTGTATCTTAAACCGAGGGATGGGGCAAGCATCCAAGGCATCCTAAACTTGGATTAA
- the phacB_2 gene encoding 3-hydroxyphenylacetate 6-hydroxylase, translating to MPLVSAFLSEVKTQISAFIPFGRALCFILLSSVVLLPLTLILASPTRTCPLNHFPGPPGWPLVYLQWAAQYGDVFRIHLGYTPALVINSVEAAKQILHRNSQVVASRPSFYRFHTIVSKNLGTTIGASKFNTSLKRTRKEIASEGSKPAVRTHLADIDLETRHLLRDLMNSCGDGQTPVDMYMPVSRLGLSLMMTICYGRRMFLEDPLTTEIINVEDQLLGLRSPSGNYLDYLPLLRLFPFTPLA from the exons ATGCCTCTGGTCTCTGCCTTTCTATCCGAAGTTAAGACTCAAATATCGGCGTTTATCCCCTTCGGACGAGCCCTATGCTTCATATTGTTGAGCTCCGTCGTCCTACTACCTCTAACCTTGATTCTCGCATCTCCAACGCGCACATGCCCCCTGAATCACTTCCCAGGTCCTCCAGGCTGGCCCCTC GTCTACCTCCAGTGGGCGGCACAGTATGGCGACGTATTCAGAATCCATCTCGGCTACACGCCAGCCCTGGTTATCAACTCAGTCGAGGCCGCGAAGCAGATTCTACACCGCAACTCCCAAGTCGTGGCGTCACGGCCTTCCTTTTACAGGTTCCACACT ATTGTGTCGAAAAATCTCGGGACAACCATCGGCGCCTCGAAATTCAACACCAGTCTCAAGCGTACTCGCAAAGAGATAGCTTCCGAGGGAAGCAAGCCAGCCGTCAGAACACACCTAGCGGACATAGACCTCGAGACGCGCCACCTGCTGCGGGACCTGATGAATAgctgcggcgacggccaaaCACCAGTGGACATGTACATGCCCGTCTCACGACTGGGCCTCAGTCTTATGATGACGATATGCTACGGCCGGCGAATGTTCCTTGAGGACCCTCTCACGACGGAAATCATCAACGTGGAAGACCAGCTCTTGGGCCTGCGGAGCCCTTCGGGAAATTACCTCGACTATTTGCCTCTGCTGCGCCTGTTTCCATTTACGCCGTTGGCCTGA